In Chiroxiphia lanceolata isolate bChiLan1 chromosome 2, bChiLan1.pri, whole genome shotgun sequence, a single genomic region encodes these proteins:
- the TRIM13 gene encoding E3 ubiquitin-protein ligase TRIM13 isoform X1 — protein sequence MVTAWCHNVQEQQQRCTCALSEGSGTGHNQADNNGGVVELRQKSAGQLDMMELLEEDLTCPICCSLFDDPRVLPCSHNFCRKCLEGILEGNVRNVLWRPSPFKCPTCRKETPVAGVNSLQVNYSLKGIVEKYNKIKVTPKMPVCKVHSGQPLNIFCRTDMQLICGVCATRGDHTKHVFCSIEEAYSQEKRAFETLFQGFETWRCGDALSRLDTLETSKRKALQMLTKDSDKVKEFFEKLQHTLEQKRNEILSDFETMKLAVMQAYDPEINKLNTILQEQRMAFNIAEAFKDVSEPIIFLQQMQEFREKIKVLKETPLPCSTVDISPTMKSFDTSQWNGIKLVDVDKLSLPQENNAGKFKISSVFSRRFILNCLIFFTIILSYLADNVEIADHAVFYWEQMTDGASLLREKCKNYTLVVLDNVAEFVCKYKLL from the exons ATGGTGACAGCTTGGTGTCACAAtgtgcaggaacagcagcagagatgtaCATGTGCCCTGAGTGAAGGCTCTGGTACTGGACACAATCAAGCAGATAACAACGGTGGTGTGGTGGAACTAAGGCAAAAGTCAGCTGGTCAGCTG GATATGATGGAACTCCTAGAGGAAGATCTCACCTGTCCCATTTGCTGTAGCCTGTTCGATGATCCTCGAGTCCTGCCctgttcacacaatttctgcaGAAAGTGTCTGGAAGGAATTCTTGAGGGAAATGTGCGGAACGTGCTTTGGAGGCCGTCTCCTTTCAAGTGCCCCACATGCAGGAAGGAAACTCCTGTTGCTGGAGTCAACAGCTTGCAGGTCAACTATTCCCTGAAAGGTATTGTGGAGAAGTACAACAAAATCAAAGTAACTCCAAAAATGCCTGTGTGCAAAGTGCACAGCGGACAACCCCTTAACATTTTTTGCCGGACAGACATGCAGCTGATCTGTGGTGTTTGTGCCACCCGTGGTGACCACACAAAGCACGTTTTCTGTTCCATTGAAGAAGCTTACTCCCAGGAGAAGCGGGCTTTTGAAACCCTGTTTCAGGGCTTTGAAACTTGGCGTTGTGGAGATGCCCTCTCACGGTTGGATACCTTGGAAACCAGTAAGAGGAAAGCTCTGCAGATGCTGACCAAAGATTCTGACAAAGTGAAAGAGTTCTTTGAGAAGCTGCAGCACACTCTggagcagaagagaaatgagaTTCTTTCTGACTTTGAGACCATGAAACTTGCAGTGATGCAGGCCTATGATCCAGAGATCAATAAACTGAACACAATTCTGCAAGAACAGCGGATGGCTTTTAACATTGCAGAGGCCTTCAAAGATGTGTCTGAACCCATTATATTTCTGCAACAGATGCAGGAGTTCAGGGAAAAAATCAAGGTGCTCAAAGAAACCCCTTTACCTTGTTCCACTGTGGACATCAGCCCCACAATGAAGAGCTTCGACACCAGCCAGTGGAATGGAATAAAACTAGTTGATGTGGACAAACTTTCCTTGCCTCAGGAAAACAATGCTGGCAAATTCAAGATTTCCTCAGTCTTTTCGCGCAGATTTATACTGAactgtcttattttctttacaattaTCTTGTCCTATTTGGCAGATAACGTGGAGATAGCAGATCATGCAGTCTTTTACTGGGAACAGATGACAGATGGAGCTTCACTTTTAAGAGAAAAGTGTAAAAACTATACGTTGGTTGTACTGGATAATGTTGCAGAGTTTGTGTGCAAATATAAACTGTTGTGA
- the TRIM13 gene encoding E3 ubiquitin-protein ligase TRIM13 isoform X2 has translation MDMMELLEEDLTCPICCSLFDDPRVLPCSHNFCRKCLEGILEGNVRNVLWRPSPFKCPTCRKETPVAGVNSLQVNYSLKGIVEKYNKIKVTPKMPVCKVHSGQPLNIFCRTDMQLICGVCATRGDHTKHVFCSIEEAYSQEKRAFETLFQGFETWRCGDALSRLDTLETSKRKALQMLTKDSDKVKEFFEKLQHTLEQKRNEILSDFETMKLAVMQAYDPEINKLNTILQEQRMAFNIAEAFKDVSEPIIFLQQMQEFREKIKVLKETPLPCSTVDISPTMKSFDTSQWNGIKLVDVDKLSLPQENNAGKFKISSVFSRRFILNCLIFFTIILSYLADNVEIADHAVFYWEQMTDGASLLREKCKNYTLVVLDNVAEFVCKYKLL, from the exons ATG GATATGATGGAACTCCTAGAGGAAGATCTCACCTGTCCCATTTGCTGTAGCCTGTTCGATGATCCTCGAGTCCTGCCctgttcacacaatttctgcaGAAAGTGTCTGGAAGGAATTCTTGAGGGAAATGTGCGGAACGTGCTTTGGAGGCCGTCTCCTTTCAAGTGCCCCACATGCAGGAAGGAAACTCCTGTTGCTGGAGTCAACAGCTTGCAGGTCAACTATTCCCTGAAAGGTATTGTGGAGAAGTACAACAAAATCAAAGTAACTCCAAAAATGCCTGTGTGCAAAGTGCACAGCGGACAACCCCTTAACATTTTTTGCCGGACAGACATGCAGCTGATCTGTGGTGTTTGTGCCACCCGTGGTGACCACACAAAGCACGTTTTCTGTTCCATTGAAGAAGCTTACTCCCAGGAGAAGCGGGCTTTTGAAACCCTGTTTCAGGGCTTTGAAACTTGGCGTTGTGGAGATGCCCTCTCACGGTTGGATACCTTGGAAACCAGTAAGAGGAAAGCTCTGCAGATGCTGACCAAAGATTCTGACAAAGTGAAAGAGTTCTTTGAGAAGCTGCAGCACACTCTggagcagaagagaaatgagaTTCTTTCTGACTTTGAGACCATGAAACTTGCAGTGATGCAGGCCTATGATCCAGAGATCAATAAACTGAACACAATTCTGCAAGAACAGCGGATGGCTTTTAACATTGCAGAGGCCTTCAAAGATGTGTCTGAACCCATTATATTTCTGCAACAGATGCAGGAGTTCAGGGAAAAAATCAAGGTGCTCAAAGAAACCCCTTTACCTTGTTCCACTGTGGACATCAGCCCCACAATGAAGAGCTTCGACACCAGCCAGTGGAATGGAATAAAACTAGTTGATGTGGACAAACTTTCCTTGCCTCAGGAAAACAATGCTGGCAAATTCAAGATTTCCTCAGTCTTTTCGCGCAGATTTATACTGAactgtcttattttctttacaattaTCTTGTCCTATTTGGCAGATAACGTGGAGATAGCAGATCATGCAGTCTTTTACTGGGAACAGATGACAGATGGAGCTTCACTTTTAAGAGAAAAGTGTAAAAACTATACGTTGGTTGTACTGGATAATGTTGCAGAGTTTGTGTGCAAATATAAACTGTTGTGA
- the TRIM13 gene encoding E3 ubiquitin-protein ligase TRIM13 isoform X3, producing the protein MMELLEEDLTCPICCSLFDDPRVLPCSHNFCRKCLEGILEGNVRNVLWRPSPFKCPTCRKETPVAGVNSLQVNYSLKGIVEKYNKIKVTPKMPVCKVHSGQPLNIFCRTDMQLICGVCATRGDHTKHVFCSIEEAYSQEKRAFETLFQGFETWRCGDALSRLDTLETSKRKALQMLTKDSDKVKEFFEKLQHTLEQKRNEILSDFETMKLAVMQAYDPEINKLNTILQEQRMAFNIAEAFKDVSEPIIFLQQMQEFREKIKVLKETPLPCSTVDISPTMKSFDTSQWNGIKLVDVDKLSLPQENNAGKFKISSVFSRRFILNCLIFFTIILSYLADNVEIADHAVFYWEQMTDGASLLREKCKNYTLVVLDNVAEFVCKYKLL; encoded by the coding sequence ATGATGGAACTCCTAGAGGAAGATCTCACCTGTCCCATTTGCTGTAGCCTGTTCGATGATCCTCGAGTCCTGCCctgttcacacaatttctgcaGAAAGTGTCTGGAAGGAATTCTTGAGGGAAATGTGCGGAACGTGCTTTGGAGGCCGTCTCCTTTCAAGTGCCCCACATGCAGGAAGGAAACTCCTGTTGCTGGAGTCAACAGCTTGCAGGTCAACTATTCCCTGAAAGGTATTGTGGAGAAGTACAACAAAATCAAAGTAACTCCAAAAATGCCTGTGTGCAAAGTGCACAGCGGACAACCCCTTAACATTTTTTGCCGGACAGACATGCAGCTGATCTGTGGTGTTTGTGCCACCCGTGGTGACCACACAAAGCACGTTTTCTGTTCCATTGAAGAAGCTTACTCCCAGGAGAAGCGGGCTTTTGAAACCCTGTTTCAGGGCTTTGAAACTTGGCGTTGTGGAGATGCCCTCTCACGGTTGGATACCTTGGAAACCAGTAAGAGGAAAGCTCTGCAGATGCTGACCAAAGATTCTGACAAAGTGAAAGAGTTCTTTGAGAAGCTGCAGCACACTCTggagcagaagagaaatgagaTTCTTTCTGACTTTGAGACCATGAAACTTGCAGTGATGCAGGCCTATGATCCAGAGATCAATAAACTGAACACAATTCTGCAAGAACAGCGGATGGCTTTTAACATTGCAGAGGCCTTCAAAGATGTGTCTGAACCCATTATATTTCTGCAACAGATGCAGGAGTTCAGGGAAAAAATCAAGGTGCTCAAAGAAACCCCTTTACCTTGTTCCACTGTGGACATCAGCCCCACAATGAAGAGCTTCGACACCAGCCAGTGGAATGGAATAAAACTAGTTGATGTGGACAAACTTTCCTTGCCTCAGGAAAACAATGCTGGCAAATTCAAGATTTCCTCAGTCTTTTCGCGCAGATTTATACTGAactgtcttattttctttacaattaTCTTGTCCTATTTGGCAGATAACGTGGAGATAGCAGATCATGCAGTCTTTTACTGGGAACAGATGACAGATGGAGCTTCACTTTTAAGAGAAAAGTGTAAAAACTATACGTTGGTTGTACTGGATAATGTTGCAGAGTTTGTGTGCAAATATAAACTGTTGTGA